The following DNA comes from Sorex araneus isolate mSorAra2 chromosome 5, mSorAra2.pri, whole genome shotgun sequence.
AGCCCGCGGCCTTGCCGCGCGGGACGCCGGGAACCGGAAGTGGCCGCCCGGCGCCTGGCGCGCCCCGCCCCTCGGGCCGCCGCTCGCTGCGCTCCGACTGCGGCCCCGGAACCTTGGCGCGGAGGCTCGCGGAGTCCGCGGGAAGGACACCGGGAGGGGCGCCCGGGGCCATGGCGGCGCTGGTGGCCGTGCGCGGGGGCCTCGGGGGCGGCCGCTGGACGCGCTTCGCGGGGGCTGCCGCGCGCCTCTCCGCGCCCGGCTCGCACCAGGGTACGTTTCCCAGCGCCCGTTGCAGCGACGCACGCGTTGACCCGCCGCCGATTGGGCGGACCAGGCACCCccctcccgaccccccccccccagctaaACAGGGGCTCAGCCTTGTCACCTTTGCTGGCCGTGAACATAGAGGTGCAAAGGTGCAGGGGCGAGCTGCGAGCCCGGACTCGCGGGAAGAATGCAGAACTCCCGTAGTGTTCAGTGGCACCGCGTGTGACCCAGGGGTCGCCGGCGTGGGTCGCGCGGGTCCGTGGGAAAATCCCCGCGGACAGGAACCCGCGCGGGCTGGCAGGAGGCTGAGTTTCTACCCAAGGCGGGCGGGCGTGTGCTGGGCCCTGGCGGTATTCTGGACGAGGAGCGGCAGGACGAGGGGCTGAGCGCCCAGACGAACTTTCCAGAACCACCCAGGACCGCATGCCAGGGGTCTCTGAGTTCCCAGATGTGGCCCAGGTcgcagcacagggccaggacttGCCCACTTCTGCCCGTTGTTTCGGGCGTGTTTTCCTACcagcaatgggggggggggtgtctgttgCCCATTTCCCTTTGGTGTGACCATACATGTTGTTGCTTCTCCCTTTAGCATATGCATTAAAGTCTGCAGCCGTAGAGTGGAAGGGAAATTTCAGTGTCAGGCAGTCGGTAGGGAGTAGCTTTGCTGCTGAACTCTGGGAAACCCTAGAAACACTCTCGAAAAGTCAATAAGCCTCAGTAACTCCGAGAAGACTCTTAGTAAGACAGTAAGTCGGCTTCAAGCCCAGAGGTTTCTCACCGGTATTGTCTCATGAATATAAAACCTTTCTgttgtatttaataaaatatattgctcTCATCTTGCCTCGATAAACATGTCTTTTTCAGTGTAAAGGAATGATTTGTGGCTCCTGTGGCTATAAGActcatatctgtgtgtgtgtgtgtgtgtgtgtgtgtgtgtgtgtgtgtgtgtgcacctgtgtggaAGTTAGAATTGTTGCCATCTTCTatattggtttttgggctatagtgtgtgtgtgtgtgttttggtttttgggctatagtgtgtgtgtgtgtgtgtgtgtgtgtgttttggtttttgggctatagtgtgtgtgtgtgtgtgtgtgtgtgtgtgtgtgtgtgtgtgtgtgtgtgtgtgtaagttagAATTGGTTTTAGGGCTGTAcccggctctggctctgcactcagggatcacgccaggctgggctcaggggaccatatgtggggcccGGGATTGACCTGGTCAGCAAtgtgtagggcaagtgccttacctgctgtgccatctctggcCTCTATAGGGCCATCTTGAAGATGAAGATCAAACCAGAATGGCCATAAGGTGAAGCATGAGCCAGGAAGGAACCACAGCAGGAAATGACTGAAAGATTTATTGATTGCCTTTAAatagtgtctgtgtttatatataattaaaaaaaatccattacaCTTTGAAAAACCACATTGAtttgttgctttttatttcatttcagtgCTGCGGAGTTGTTCACAGCATCAGCAGGTAACTGACAAGGAAGACCTGGTAAGAATTTCCCTTCCTTTTAATGAGGTATTCTAGATATTTCCAAACTATTACTTtactgggttttggtttttttttgggggggggttacaacccagcgatgctcagggttacttctggctttgcacttaggaatcactcctggcagtgctcagtggaccatgtgagatgctgagaatggaactcgggtcggctacgtgcaaggcaaatgccctacccactgtgctactgctccagcccctactttagtTTTTGAATAGATTTAAGTTGGAGGACAAGAATGCTATCACTAGTCTGTTGGCCAGAGTTAGCTCAGTGAGCTGTGCAGTGCTCTGCCTACAGGAggcccctggttccatccctgacaccatatggtcccctgagcacagtgggagaCACCCCagtactgagccagaagtagcccatcCTCTGCCCCCCATgttaccaggtgtaacccaaaacactGGGGAAAAAATACAATAGTGATTTAACACCTGGAAATTTGGGGAGTGGATCTAGGGATTATACTGATAAAGAATTGCACATCCTGGGGCtgaaagcaacagtacagcaagcaggcacttgccttgcacacggccaagccccAGTTCATTCCCTGGCTCCATATCTAGCTCCTCTgaacctctccaggagtgatcccagagtgtcgagccaggagtaagcaccgagcacttctgggtgcctgagtttggtccccaacatcccagtcatcccctgaacactgccaggagtaacttcctgagtgcagagctgggagtaacccctgaacattgctgggtgtggctacccccacccatcccccaaataAAGCTATAACTAGGCATTTTGAGAAGATTTAAATGTGGTTTccttaaagtttctttaaaaaaaattttttttaatgttaattcaGATTTTTTATATCAGGCTGTATTAAATTTCTCCCCTTTGTCCTAGCCCATTCCAATGGAAAATCCTTATAAGGAGCCTCTGAAGAAATGTACCTTGTGTGGAAAACGTGTAGATTATAAGAATGTACAGGTGAGATCTGATTTTCCTTCACCATGATACCTGATCTTaggatttttctttattatttgatttaaCTAAAGAgaatctttgttttttaataggtTTTGTATAGAAGCAGTTGTTTTAGCAActttataatttcaaatttatgTATACTTTTGGGTAAACTGCATCCTTTATTCAAGTAAGACTTCCTTGGTTCTGCCTTATTAACACTCTTAGCTTTGTGTTTCTtgtttctcccttttctctttgcCCAGATGTTTTAGCAAGTGGTTGGCTAGCACTGTCCATTTTTGGAGTTGAATAGTTTCAAAAAAGCTTTTGGTGGAATTGATCTGTATTATAAGTCCACATAGCTAACTTGCAATTCATTCTTTTATGGTATCATGATTTATATACTATTAGTATCACTTTAGGCATATAGTGTCACTGCCCCTTATCCATAAACAGGGTGAAAGCTTCCCTTAAAATTTAACACGTATAAAAGAAATGTGTGATGTGAGCAATGAATTACAAAAACATAATTATTCATTGCTAATTCTAAATAATCAATTTAAATAAGAAGTAAGTATTTTAGGAATTTATTGGATTTTAAGGTAGGGGAAAGAGGGATAGGTATTGGTTTAGTTTAGTGGACTTGGTTAACTTTGTTGTATAATTACAATGTCAAAAGATGTAGGGAAAATTAAGATAAttctaaattattctttttcctttacttttaataatttaatttggaaatcttttcattatttttctataataaaatatttatacacagaATCCTTTACAAATACTAATTTTGATGGGCTTCTACTGGTAATTATAATCTACTCTGAAGTGTTTATTGCCTTGTTCTAAGTAGCAGTACTTAGAATAATTTCTGTGGAAGTCATGAAAATAACTTTAAGAACTGAAAGAATCTGCTTATTAATCTTCTGTAGACTCTTTGGACACTGAATAAGGGATGTTAACTTTAATAATGATACTTTAAAAGATGACATTAATGGGATAAGATATAATTAATAGAATAAGGATATAATTGatattcactatcactattactatcatcccgttgttcctctatttgctcaagtgggcctagtgatgtcttcattcatcctagccctgagatttcagcagcctctctttactcatccttcccagtggtgccgcattagagggtCTTTCAGGCTACAgagaatgagaccatcattgttactatatttggcataaaaATAGGGCACgcggagcttgctaggctctcccgtgtgggcaggaaaacgcttggtagcttgccaggttctccgagagggaggactaggttataagatgtcatatgttatataacatatattacatataatcgGATATGATTGataggatatttttatttatattttatgaaatttgaaATAACTTGATTTAAAGGTGATAGAAAGTTTTCTGAAAATTACAGAATTGAGGTTGAATAACAAGTGTATtaatacagttttttttcttctccaaatAAAACTCAAAACAGCTTTTGTCACAGTTTATTTCTCCATTTACTGGATGTATTTACGGAAGGCACATAAcaggtattttcttttctttcatagtAACTTAGGTGTAGATAAACAAAAGTGTATAGGTATGAAAACCGAACCATTTCTTAAGTGTTAAAACTCTGACTTGTACTTTGAAAAAGCCACTTCTTAGACCAGAAGGGAACTACTTTGCATACCTTTTTATGCTTTATGCCCAGTTTGCCATTCTCTCTGAAGCATAAAAAAAATGGCATAAAAATACCAGCTTTGGACGAGAGGGTCCGTGGGCTTGGAGGTAAGACAGGGGCACGGGAGGGAGTTCGGACCCAGTGGTGGAGGTCAGGTGAGCTAACGTGACTTTGACATCATAAATGCCTACGCCACTGTGAACACATGACCTTTCCTGTAGTAAATTAGCACCACACACATATGTGGACAGCAGGAGAGGGGGCGGTCCCCAAGCCACCAGCACCAAAAGAGCAGAAGAATGGTCGGGGGCTGTGAGGGAGCAGAGAGCTAGAATGCGCCCTTTACCTCAGCGCCCCGCAGCCCAGGGCGTTCCatcgctggcaccacatggtccccagagccctgctgagcactgccagccgtgGGCAGAAAGAAAGCACCACCACAAAAACCCTCTGCTGAGAGTAAGAGTAGCAGAGGAGTTACCTGCGCCAAGACGAGAGGTGGGCGGCCCCAAGGAGGAAGGCCTTGGTCAGTCAGCAGTGACATGGGGACTGCAGTGTTTCCATGAAACCACATGGAGGTGTGAGCCATCAGTGCCCCATGCCAAGTGTCTGAAAGCCAGAAGTCTGGGGCCATCGGTCATCTTACCTgctgcttgcttttattttttgttttggggtcacttactcctggctccgtgctcagggtacCCCTGGTGGGGACCGGGGACCAGAAGGGGTCCTCGGGATGAGCCCTAGTTGGCTGTGTCCAAGACAAGCCCTCCTCCCCACTGTCTACAGCCATGTGTTCTTACAAGTCACGGGCTTTGTGTGGGAGCTTGTGCAGGCTGTCTGGCCTGCGAGCCACACGCCCATCTGCTTCCGGCCACGCTGCCCACCCTTCCTTGACCTCCCACAACTGTCAGACACTTGAATAACCCAGCATTGTCTTTCACAGGTCTTTGCgggaagaaacaaaaagaaatcacaaaagcTATCAAAAGAGCACAAATCATGGGTAAGAGCAGCCGAAATACTGACTTGAGCTCACGAGGATTCTGCTCTTTTCCTGTCAGTGactttgattttctctttacaGGGTTTATGCCGGTTACATACAAGGACCCTGCATATCTCAAAGACCCTAAAGTTTGTAATATTAGATACCGGGAGTAAACGGTTATCAGCAAACGTTTTACAATAAAGTGGTGTGATACTCATATTGGCTCAAAGTCTGATATTTAATAAACTAGAAAGTTAACATGAAAAGTTTAATCCGACTATGCATTGAGGGTTTTAAACTCTTAACAATTTGAAATTGAAAAGTGTTTTAGGGGTGAATTTTCCTCTCCAAACGGAACCAAAACATTTAGAATGTTAATATCGTATTTCCTGTGTATCAGCACTGTACAGTTGCCACTTGTACGGGGTTCACAAATAATACACCACTGATTAGAGTAGTAAACATGGATGGGATGATAATGGAATTTTGTTAGGTCTAGATTCTTCTCTTATAAGGATAAGGGGATTTTAGGGACATGAGTGCAGGAAAGAGGAGTGCTTGAACAAGGGACACATCCTGTTGATACATCTCATGTGGAGTCACGGGACAGTGGCTCTTTAAAAATGTTCTGTGGCAGGCAGTGTGGTACTGTCCCAGAACCTCCCGTTTGTGGGCTGGTCCGAGTCTGGCAAGCATTCTTGGAATAAACTGGTCCATAGACAGTCTGTTGTCATTATCCTACCACAACGATTAACCGCAAAGAAGAGAAATTGAGGGGAAATGCCCTATAACGTCCCTGTTCCTCCTCTCGGTGAATACTCAAACTCAGTTATAAGGCATCTGTATACTGACCTATATGTGCTGCTTTGATTCAGTTTAGCATTGACCTCAAAAaagatcaggggccagagatagtacaggggttaaagcatctGCCTCAGACACAGTCAACTCCAGTTTGAACTTTGGACTGCATGTGGTCCTCCAAAGCCCCAACCCcagagcacacagtcaggaataacccttgagcatcaccaggtgtggcccaagcccagGTGGATCATTGTGCGAAAGTATGTGCTAAATCATCTCGTAGCTCTTTACAAGTTCCCAGCGAACTGAGCTTGTCTGAGGAGAGCTTTTATACTTCAGTTTGACAAGTATATAAGCATCTGAAGAGCCTGGTTCTGTCCAGGGAGGGATGTGACCGGTAAAGCACTTGCCGTGCCTGTGTGGAGCTCCCGGTTTATCCTAAGCTCCACCAaagacaccaaaaccaaaaaaaaaaaaaacaacaacacccgACCCTCAAGCATTTTAGAAGACATTTACATATATAGACTACGTGTTGCTACTGCAATTCTTGACCAGTGCATCCAGACTGCATTCAACTACAATATCCTAAGTGCTACCTTCGGTGTGGCTGTGGTTATTCTGAAGGGCTCAGGGGTGCAGAGATAGCTCTGCCTATGGGAGAAGCCCAGACTCAATTCCTGGGGCTGCACGGTCCTGAGCCCCGAGCTGGCAGTAGCCCCAGCGCTGCTGGGCATCCCCTTTcctaacacagacacacacagacacacagaaccaCCAGAAACAATGGGTTCAGACCAATGGCCCAGTTTTCCTCCTCTGTACAACACAGTAAAACAATCCCAGCCGAAACTGACCTGCATGAATCATCCCGAGAACTGTGTGGGCTTTATAAGGAACCCACGGTAACCAACGCATCTTGTACAGACACCACAGGCCGCCACAGGGCAGGTTCACTCCAGAAGTAACAGGAAAAGACAACGGTCAGTGTGTGTGTTCAGCCTTCTGTTCACTCAGTGAAGCAAAGGTTTAATTTGACATAAACGTCACGGACAACTCACCATTAAGGAAAGGAGGGTCACCAGGGTCCCTGAGCCAGCGTGAGCGGGCTCACTGGATTAACACACAGGGCAGAAGGCCGGGGCTTGCCTACCCACTGACCTCTGCCTCGCGGTGTGTGATTTTGCTCTCAAACCTGACTTTGATACTGTATTcatgaaatacatttaaaaggaagtgtttggggtttgggaaatAGCAGGAAGGGCTAGAGTGGCAGTGGTGCTCTGGTGCCCCCTTTTTCAGCCCCCTGACCGAGGGCTAACCCAGGCCCGCTTGGTATCCGGCATCCGACCCGCTCAGGTCTGTTCTGAGGAGACGCGTCTCGGCCCGGACAGTAACTCCCGTCTGTGCTCGGTACCGTGGGAGTCGGAATCTTAGtgatctcaataaaaatgaaaccgTTCACCTTAGACTTCTGTTGTAAAAAAATAAGGTTGATTTCTTTTAAttccaaacacttttttttttttttataaaaatgttacttCAGCTTTTaaagggaccaaaaaaaaaaaaaagtttgggttgTAAATTGTAAAACCagctgttttataaaaaaaaagtcctttctGCTTTCTGTAATAAATGTGCTAGAGAGGGTTGCGGAGGTCCTGCAGATAACGGAGCCGGGTGGGAGGCGTGGGGCGCAGCCTCAGAAGGTGGGCGAGTGCGGGTAGcggcccccgcccgggccctgcTCCGGCTGCCTGTCCCCGTCGTCGCTCTCGGGGCTGCTGCTGGCGTCCGGGGGGCTCACTCGGCCTCGCCGGGCCCGTTTTGCTCGCCACGGGGCGCCGGCCTCTCGGGCTGGCCGCTTGGCCGGCCGGGGCTCGGGGCCGTCGGGGCCGTCGGGGCTGTCGGGGCTGTCGGGGCTGTCGGGGCACTCCACCATCAGGGTCAGGCTGTCGGCCTCGGGCAGCGGGTGCGCGGCGGTGCAGGCGCCGGCCCTGAGCCGCCGGCTCCGCAGGGAGAGCACGCAGGAGTGCAGGAGCGCACAGGCGGGGAAGAACGTCCGCAGGGCCTGGCACAGCCACACGTTCTCCCGTGGCTCGTCCTGCACGGCCTTCTCTCCTGGGCAAGGGAGGAAGGGTTGGGAGATCGGGAACTCGACACCGTTCATCCAGTAAGCGAAGGAAAAAGAGCATGCATAATCCTTCATTCTAATTTATAGGCAGTATTCTAAGATTAAATTcgttaaattatttttccttccttcctcctttctctcttttaaatttttttttttttgctttttgggtcacacccagcaatgcacaggggtcactactggctcatgcactcaggaatcacccctggaggtgctcaggggactatatgggatgctgggatttgaacccgggttggccgcgtgaaaggcaaacgccctacctactgtgctatcactccagtctctctctctctctctctctctctctctctctctctctctctctctctctctcctccctccctccctccctctctctctctctctctctctctcttctattttttttttgtgggggggggcacacccagccatactcagggattaatcccaggatcccaggtctgtgctcaggaattactttttttttttttctttttgggtcatacccagcgatgctcagggattactcctggcggtgctccgaggaccatatgggatgctgggaattaagccCAGGTTgcccgcgtacaaggcaaacatcctacccactatactatcattccagcccctcagagattacttttggcagggctgggggaccaactagggtgctggggacggaacccggtcagctgtgtgcaaggcatgtactttgCCTGCTCTCTTCGGCCCAAATCTATTACAGTCCTTAATAACAATGCTACAGAACAGCACAGTACTGCTGTAACTATACCACGGTCTTTTTTGGGATTAACTAAACAACTACTTctggcttgttcttcaagccctcACTCTCCTGTGAACACCTGTCTCGCTTCCTTGTCTCTTTCTTTGCCAACTACCACTCTGGAAACAGTTCTCTACTCATTGGCCAGTGAGTACACACTTTTCTGTTACCCCTCatgtctttctaaataagtttccgtagaaactagaaaaaagaaaagaaaaaccattaCGTTCTAATCTTATAAAGGACAGCTCCACCGGGTAGACCAGATGCCTCATCTAAACTCCAGTTTTCTTTAGCACGCAAAGCAGTGATGCATAAATATTCTCTTTACCTTCTTCGCTCTGTGCACGTCTTCTCTTTCTCACTTCCCCCTTCAGTCTGTTGACGTCTCTGAGCAGCCTCTCCACCGCTTGCTCACTGTCTTCTACTTTCCTGCATATACTCTGCAAAATAAAATCACGCAAGGGTACGGATAAAATTCCAAGCTGGGTACGGTCCCCGTCcacaaataatataaattctgTGGTGTGGAATATTACTTGCCTTTACAATTTCATCTGACCGTTTCCTGCCAGAATTCACTAACAATAAGCCCTGGTTTTCTATAGGTAATAAAACGCTTCCTTGGCGGGGGAGGATGCTGACGCCAAGAACCAATTCGCTCAGCCCATAAAATGCTTTCTGCCTACGTTAACCTCCCATTCTCACGTAGCTTTATCCGACCAGTTATTTCctcaataatacattaaaaaaataccctACGTGACTCGTACTGAGACAGGCATGCAGTGCCATGGGGCTAGTGTGGTGTCAGAGCACGTGACTTGCACGCGTGGGGCCCAGGCGAGATCCCCAGCGTGCCACCCCTCTCCTGTGCCACAGCAACGACGACAGTGCTCTGAGCCATAGTTACCGCC
Coding sequences within:
- the MRPS18C gene encoding 28S ribosomal protein S18c, mitochondrial, producing MAALVAVRGGLGGGRWTRFAGAAARLSAPGSHQVLRSCSQHQQVTDKEDLPIPMENPYKEPLKKCTLCGKRVDYKNVQLLSQFISPFTGCIYGRHITGLCGKKQKEITKAIKRAQIMGFMPVTYKDPAYLKDPKVCNIRYRE